A single genomic interval of Methyloceanibacter caenitepidi harbors:
- the ribB gene encoding 3,4-dihydroxy-2-butanone-4-phosphate synthase: MTALTAAETTELKRLLSPIEEVIEDARNGKMFILVDAEDRENEGDLVIPAQMATPDAINFMAKHGRGLICLSISAERAKQLHLELMSQSNRSRHSTAFTVSIEAREGVSTGISAHDRARTIAVAIDPTKDHRDIVTPGHVFPLLAKEGGVLVRAGHTEAAVDISRLAGLYPAGVICEIMNDDGTMARLPDLVTFAEHHNLKIATIADLIAYRLRYDHLVEAVADTTIAGPHGEPFQAKVYSTTVDPVEHVALVKGDISAGGPVLVRVHAVNTLEDMLTPGCDNCVRKAMDIIEREGRGVVVLIRESRPDAISASLKKGANGDTQPRLMDYGIGAQILLDLGVREMVLLSNSPARKIVGLEGYGLTVVGHRGLE, from the coding sequence GTGACGGCTCTGACTGCGGCGGAAACCACAGAACTCAAACGGCTTCTGTCGCCCATCGAGGAAGTGATCGAGGATGCCCGCAACGGCAAGATGTTCATTCTTGTCGATGCGGAGGACCGCGAGAACGAGGGCGATCTCGTCATCCCGGCTCAGATGGCCACGCCCGACGCCATCAATTTCATGGCCAAACACGGACGCGGGCTTATCTGCCTGTCCATTTCTGCCGAACGCGCCAAACAGCTCCACCTCGAGCTCATGTCCCAATCGAACCGATCGCGCCATTCGACCGCGTTCACGGTTTCCATCGAAGCACGCGAAGGCGTCTCGACGGGCATCTCCGCCCATGACCGTGCCCGCACAATCGCCGTCGCAATCGATCCGACCAAGGATCATCGCGACATCGTCACGCCCGGTCACGTGTTTCCGCTCCTCGCGAAAGAGGGCGGCGTGCTGGTGCGCGCCGGACACACGGAAGCGGCCGTCGACATCTCGCGCCTTGCGGGACTCTACCCGGCGGGCGTGATCTGCGAGATCATGAACGACGACGGCACCATGGCCCGCTTGCCGGACCTTGTGACTTTTGCCGAGCACCACAATCTGAAGATCGCGACCATTGCTGACCTGATCGCCTATCGCCTGCGCTACGATCACCTGGTCGAAGCCGTAGCCGACACCACGATCGCGGGGCCGCATGGCGAGCCGTTTCAAGCCAAAGTCTATTCTACGACGGTCGATCCGGTCGAGCATGTCGCGCTCGTCAAAGGCGACATCAGCGCTGGTGGCCCGGTTCTCGTTCGCGTGCACGCTGTCAACACGCTTGAAGACATGCTCACGCCCGGTTGTGACAATTGCGTCCGCAAGGCCATGGACATCATCGAGAGGGAAGGTCGGGGCGTTGTCGTCCTGATCCGGGAGTCCCGGCCCGACGCCATCTCGGCCAGCCTCAAGAAGGGAGCCAACGGCGACACTCAGCCGCGGCTGATGGACTACGGAATCGGCGCGCAGATCCTTTTGGACCTTGGCGTCCGCGAAATGGTTCTGCTATCGAACTCGCCCGCACGAAAGATCGTCGGGCTTGAAGGCTATGGATTGACGGTCGTTGGTCATCGCGGCCTGGAGTAA
- the nusB gene encoding transcription antitermination factor NusB, with protein sequence MTRKNKTTDRASSRSAARLAAVQALYQMDMTGIDLNDVIAEFQTHRLGQVVEGEHYHEAEAEFFHDLVDGVVREQRQLDPMLDQQLAEGWRLNRVDSILRALLRSAAFELYIRDDVPARVVINEYVDIAHAFFEGEEPKVVNGVLDRLARKVRSEEFARAALGEG encoded by the coding sequence ATGACTCGCAAGAACAAGACCACGGACCGCGCCAGTTCCCGGAGCGCGGCGCGCCTTGCGGCTGTCCAGGCCCTGTACCAGATGGACATGACTGGCATCGACCTCAACGATGTGATTGCGGAGTTCCAGACACACCGGCTCGGCCAGGTCGTCGAGGGGGAGCACTATCACGAGGCCGAGGCCGAGTTCTTCCACGATCTCGTGGACGGCGTCGTTCGGGAACAACGCCAACTCGATCCCATGCTCGATCAGCAACTGGCTGAAGGCTGGCGCCTTAATCGCGTCGATTCCATTCTACGGGCCCTGCTTCGTTCGGCCGCGTTCGAACTCTATATCCGCGACGACGTTCCTGCCCGGGTGGTGATCAACGAGTATGTCGACATCGCCCATGCCTTTTTCGAAGGCGAGGAGCCCAAAGTGGTCAATGGGGTCTTGGATCGGCTGGCCCGGAAGGTAAGGTCGGAGGAGTTCGCCCGCGCCGCATTGGGTGAGGGCTGA